From the Lepisosteus oculatus isolate fLepOcu1 chromosome 1, fLepOcu1.hap2, whole genome shotgun sequence genome, one window contains:
- the pdgfrl gene encoding platelet-derived growth factor receptor-like protein, producing MKVWIIMTLVLLCEEFQNGLSQQGNPRKEGGRRQKNRSGKRKESESAGKGQSILTQVLDKGRFLRLVDSLTLSSGKDLELRCKGSRIGWAYPTYLDTFKDSRLSIRQQDKYSQLILTSPVAADTGEFSCWALLCDGDECTRDTDRTSSAYIYFTDKDELFVPSTTHFDIIYLRPDKPSVIPCRVTSPLAKVTLHREVPPGEVSVDGTQISYNPRKGFIIQQPSLEDTGIFYCKAVSRSTPQMSVKYQLLYVEVPSGPPSVTIEASSTTVGGGDNINVTCTVLGDPDVDVDFVWTFPGQDQRPVSITEAWRLINRGSGHTTRISQSVIAVEDIETIDFGDYICTAKNIHGETSVAAQVASY from the exons ATGAAGGTTTGGATCATTATGACCCTGGTTCTCCTCTGTGAGGAGTTTCAAAATG GCCTCAGCCAGCAGGGTAATCCCCGGAAAGAAGGAGGCAGGAGACAGAAGAACAGGTCTGGAAAGAGGAAGGAGAGCGAGTCCGCGGGCAAGGGCCAGTCCATCCTCACCCAGGTCCTGGATAAGGGGCGTTTCCTCAGGCTGGTCGACTCCTTGACGCTCAGCTCCGGGAAGGACCTTGAGCTGCGTTGCAAAGGCAGCCGGATCGGATGGGCGTATCCGACGTACCTGGACACCTTCAAGGACTCCAGGCTCAG CATCAGGCAGCAGGACAAGTACAGCCAGCTGATCCTCACGTCCCCGGTAGCCGCGGACACTGGGGAGTTCAGCTGCTGGGCCCTGCTCTGTGATGGCGACGAGTGCACCAGGGACACGGACAGGACCTCCAGCGCGTACATCTACTTCACAG ACAAGGATGAACTGTTCGTCCCATCGACAACCCATTTTGACATCATCTACCTTCGGCCTGACAAGCCCTCCGTCATCCCCTGTCGAGTTACCAGCCCTCTGGCCAAGGTGACGCTGCACAGAGAGGTGCCCCCAGGGGAGGTGTCTGTGGATGGGACCCAGATCTCCTACAACCCCAGGAAAGGCTTCATCATCCAGCAGCCCAGCCTGGAGGACACTGGCATATTCTACTGCAAGGCTGTCTCCCGCAGTACACCACAGATGTCAGTCAAGTACCAGCTGCTCTACGTAGAAG TTCCAAGCGGCCCCCCCTCCGTGACAATTGAAGCCTCCTCAACGACAGTGGGTGGGGGCGACAACATCAACGTCACCTGCACGGTTCTTGGGGATCCAGATGTGGACGTGGACTTTGTGTGGACCTTCCCCGGACAG GATCAGAGACCTGTTAGCATTACAGAAGCCTGGAGACTGATAAACAGAGGCTCCGGACACACAACTCGCATTTCACAGAGTGTGATCGCTGTTGAAGATATCGAGACTATAGACTTTGGAGACTACATCTGCACAGCCAAAAATATTCATGGAGAGACCTCTGTGGCTGCCCAGGTAGCctcttattaa